Proteins co-encoded in one Arachis hypogaea cultivar Tifrunner chromosome 11, arahy.Tifrunner.gnm2.J5K5, whole genome shotgun sequence genomic window:
- the LOC112721700 gene encoding uncharacterized protein, with translation MVVDAAGPEFMSQFEENMEEPPNAEAKKFYDLLQSAQRPLFEGCIDHSELSMAVKMLSIKAKGNVSQQIFYDFVKAMKEVMPKDNLLVSNFYEAKKLVSKLGMKSNKIDCCINGCMLYYKEDDILRKECKFCHSPRYKIGKKGKQVPLKRMHYLPLIPRLRRLYASMNTASHMRWHFDHEFKGVLEHPSDSKAWKYFDRKHPQFSQEPRNVRLGLCADGFTPFGQSGKQYSCWPIIVTPYNLPPSMCMKTPYMFLSMIIPGPRNPKTRIDVYLQPLIDELKLLWKDGVLTYDIHSKSNFVMRAALLWTINDFPAYGMLSGWMTAGRLACPYCMERTKAFQLKNGGKPSWFDCHRQFLPNNHMFRRNKDAFYKNRIERSEPPPRLTGDQIWYIVQNYDKISDVEQLEIEGYGSTHNWTKRSIFWDLPYWRHNLIRHNLDVMHIEKNVFDNIFNTVMDIKEKTKDNVKARMDLSLYCKRKNLELPEQSGGKIIKPKANYTFTLQQKRAICEWVKELRMPGGYVSNLGRCVDMKEGKLYGMKSHDCHIFMERLLPIAFSSLPEQIWKPITELSQFFRDLCSTSLREDVLNKLEENIPIVLCKLERIFPPGFFDSMEHLPIHLPFEALLGGPVQYRWMYPFERFLHHLKKKVKNKAHVEGSIVESYLIEEISYFCEYYFNQTSIDAKQNDEGDDSVEQNLSIFNLPGCFAGECKTRYLDDKEFSAAMNHILINCDEIKPYIEIFVDFIRQDHITLSDEQVDQFIEAEFAKWFKNYVHDPLNNVTDSNIHSLAWGPLRIVKCWPIYKVNGFKFHTRSHSSGKSTQNYGICVKGTGYGEYENDFYGQLNEIIQVEYTGLPLKRVVLFKCEWFDPTIGKGTKVNKEYGIIQIRKNRRYGKYDPFIIAHKAIQVYFAPHPMSNTKEKAEWWFVFKTKARGEIEIETTEDFAYQEDGTNQSNNHISNDIDITVDLLDTNNEDMDEDENEDEDDDENNEDEDQNE, from the exons ATGGTGGTTGATGCTGCTGGACCAGAATTTATGAGTCAATTTGAAGAAAACATGGAGGAGCCTCCGAATGCAGAAgctaaaaaattttatgatttattacaGTCTGCTCAGCGCCCATTATTTGAGGGATGTATTGATCATTCAGAATTATCAATGGCAGTTAAAATGTTGAGTATAAAAGCTAAAGGAAATGTATCTCAACAAATCTTTTATGATTTCGTgaaagctatgaaagaagtgatgCCGAAGGATAACTTACTTGTCTCCAATTTTTATGAAGCAAAGAAGCTAGTATCGAAACTTGGcatgaaaagcaataaaattgATTGTTGCATTAATGGTTGTATGCTGTATTACAAGGAGGATGATATACTACGAAAGGAATGTAAATTTTGTCATTCTCCAAGGTACAAGATAGGTAAAAAGGGTAAACAAGTTCCTTTGAAACGAATGCACTATTTACCACTTATACCTCGTTTAAGAAGACTTTATGCTTCAATGAATACAGCATCTCACATGCGATGGCATTTTGATCACGAGTTTAAAGGAGTTCTTGAGCATCCATCGGATTCAAAAGCATGGAAGTATTTTGATAGAAAACATCCACAATTTTCTCAAGAACCACGCAATGTCAGACTAGGATTATGTGCTGATGGATTCACCCCTTTTGGTCAATCCGGTAAACAATATTCATGTTGGCCAATAATTGTCACTCCGTATAACCTGCCTCCTTCTATGTGCATGAAAACTCCTTACATGTTTTTATCCATGATTATCCCTGGTCCTCGTAATCCCAAAACCAGGATTGATGTATACCTGCAGCCCTTGATTGATGAGCTAAAACTACTATGGAAAGATGGCGTTTTAACTTATGATATTCATTCCAAGTCAAATTTTGTAATGCGAGCTGCATTGTTGTGGACTATTAATGATTTTCCTGCATATGGAATGTTGTCTGGATGGATGACAGCAGGCAGGCTAGCATGCCCATACTGTATGGAACGAACCAAGGCATTCCAATTAAAAAATGGGGGAAAGCCATCATGGTTTGACTGCCACAGACAATTCTTGCCAAATAATCACATGTTTAGAAGAAACAAGGATGCATTCTATAAGAATAGAATTGAGAGATCAGAACCTCCTCCAAGATTGACTGGAGATCAAATATGGTATATAGTTCAGAATTATGATAAGATAAGTGATGTTGAGCAACTTGAGATAGAAGGATATGGAAGTACGCATAATTGGaccaaaagaagcatattttggGATTTACCTTATTGGCGTCATAATTTAATCCGTCATAACCTTGATGTAATGCATATTGAGAAGAACGTATTTGATAATATATTCAATACTGTCATGGACATCAAAGAGAAGACTAAAGATAATGTAAAGGCTAGAATGGATCTGTCATTATACTGCAAGCGAAAAAATTTAGAACTGCCAGAACAAAGTGGAGGTAAAATTATAAAACCCAAAGCAAACTACACATTTACCCTCCAGCAAAAGAGGGCAATATGTGAATGGGTGAAAGAGTTAAGGATGCCTGGTGGGTATGTTTCAAATTTAGGGAGATGTGTTGACATGAAGGAGGGCAAGTTATATGGAATGAAAAGTCATGATTGTCATATATTTATGGAACGTTTACTGCCAATTGCTTTTAGTTCATTGCCAGAGCAGATATGGAAGCCAATAACAGAGTTAAGTCAATTCTTTCGAGATTTGTGCTCAACATCGTTACGAGAAGATGTTCTAAATAAGCTAGAAGAAAATATTCCAATTGTGCTATGCAAGCTAGAACGTATTTTTCCTCCTGGATTTTTTGACTCAATGGAACATCTACCTATTCATTTGCCATTTGAAGCATTGCTTGGTGGTCCTGTGCAATATAGATGGATGTATCCTTTTGAGAG GTTTCTCCATCATCTTAAGAAAAaggtcaagaacaaagcacatgttGAAGGATCTATCGTTGAATCATACCTAATTGAGGAGATTTCTTACTTTTGTGAGTACTATTTTAACCAAACTAGCATCGACGCAAAGCaaaatgatgaaggtgatgattcagTTGAGCAAAATTTGTCTATTTTTAATTTGCCTGGTTGTTTTGCTGGTGAATGCAAAACTCGTTATTTAGATGACAAAGAATTCAGTGCAGCCATGAATCATATACTAATAAACTGTGATGAAATTAAGCCATATATTGA GATCTTTGTGGATTTCATACGCCAAGATCATATAACTTTAAGTGATGAACAAGTTGATCAATTTATTGAAGCGGAGTTTGCAAAATGGTTTAAAAATTAT GTTCATGATCCTTTAAATAATGTGACAGATTCGAATATTCATTCCTTGGCATGGGGTCCTTTAAGAATTGTTAAATGTTGGCCTATCTACAAAGTCAATGGCTTCAAGTTTCACACAAGATCTCACTCAAGTGGAAAGTCAACTCAGAATTATGGAATATGTGTCAAAGGCACAGGTTATGGTGAATATGAAAATGATTTCTATGGCCAGCTTAATGAAATTATTCAAGTTGAGTATACTGGGCTACCACTAAAAAGAGTTGTACTATTTAAATGTGAATGGTTTGATCCCACAATTGGCAAAGGAACAAAGGTAAACAAAGAGTATGGAATCATACAGATTCGAAAGAATCGACGATATGGTAAATATGATCCGTTTATCATTGCACATAAAGCAATTCAAGTATATTTTGCACCTCATCCAATGAGCAACACCAAGGAAAAAGCAGAATGGTGGTTTGTATTCAAGACTAAAGCAAGAGgtgagattgagattgaaacaacaGAGGATTTTGCATATCAAGAAGATGGCACAAATCAATCTAACAATCATATCTCAAATGATATTGACATTACTGTTGATTTACTGGATACCAATA ACGAAGATATGGATGAGGATGAGAACGAAGACGAGGACGACGACGAGAACAATGAGGATGAAGATCAAAATGAATAG